The Dehalobacter sp. DCM sequence AAATGGCGTTGCCCTAAACATAGGCGAAAACAGAGGATTAATTTACTAGTTTCATACAGAAGGATTTTGCCGTATCATATCAAATAAATGAGAAAAAAAGTATACTGTTCAGGAAAGGATTAATGCCATGGGCGCCTTTGAAGTTGCCAATACTGAATCGAACTATTTAAATTATAGTACCGGCTTGCTGGTTTCAATACTGCTTCGTTACCCTGAAATTGTGACGATCAGTTGTAACTATGAACAGCAGACGATGGTACTCAAGTTTCTAGCGACCACAGGATTTGATTTTACAGCCATCAAAACAAAGCTTTATCAAGCGTTGGAGATGTTCCATAAAATTGAAGGACGTCAGATGAAACGCTGCGATATGGAGATATTTGAGCAGGAGATGGACTTAATTGTCATCAGCAGGGACTTAAGCAGTATTACTCAAAGTGAAATCAGCCTCATCGTTGAAATGATGAAGGATGAACTGGCAAACAAGCTGATTGCGGATGATGCTAATTTACCTGATGAAGAAATCCTGCTGCAGGACGAAGTAATCAGCCATATGATAACCGCGATCCGCGCTAATGGTACGGAAAAAAGCTTAACCGCTTTGCGTGAAGAAGGCAGAGTCCTTGTATTTAATGGTTAGGGGATCACTATGAAAATTCTTTTTATTGCTGATATTGTCGGCAGACCGGGACGAGAAGCCGTTGCTGCATTTTTACCGGAACTTCGGAAAACCTATCAACTGGATCTGGTTATCGCTAATGCGGAGAATGCGTCGCACGGGAGAGGTCTGACCAGAGATACAGCGACGGAGCTCTATGATTACGGAGTTAATTTCCTGACCATGGGAAACCATGTCTGGGATCAAAAGGATATCGTCAAATTTATCGATAATGAAAATAAGTTAATTCGTCCTGCCAATTATCCGAGAGGGGTACCTGGCAAAGGGTATGGTTTTGTGTCGCTCAATGGAATAAAAACAGGCATCATCAATTTATCCGGACGCATATTCCTGCAGCCCTTGGACAATCCATTCACCATGATCATCCCGCTGATTAACGCCATGGCCCAAGAAACGCCGATCATTATTGTCGACTTTCATGCTGAAGCGACATCAGAAAAAGTAGCTCTTGGCTGGTTCTTAAACGGGAAGGTCAGCGCGGTTATCGGGACGCATACCCATATCCAAACAGCGGATGCCCGCGTCTTAAACCAGGGTACTGCGTATATCACCGATGCCGGTATGACAGGACCCCGCGATTCTGTTCTTGGCGTAAAGAAGGAAATCATTATTAATAACTTTCTGACTCAGATGCCGGCGCGGTTTGAGGTTGCCGACGGAGTGCATCAGCTGAACGGGGTCGTTCTGGATATTGATGAGAAGACAGGAAAAGCACGAAGTATCCAGCCTATCCAAAGAGATAACGGGGAGACAGAGGGACGTAGACCTTTGTCTCCTTAGTTAAGGGGACAAAGGTCTACGTCCCTCTGTCTCCCCTGTCCAATTTCTCCCAGATATGAAAATGACGGATATATATGCGTTTATAGGATTAATAGCTTTTGCACAGCGCAAATAAACAAATCAGAACGTATGGGATAGTATATTGTCGAAAAGCGTTTATTTTTGAGATACGAAAAAACCAAGGGCGGTGCTTCCTGAAAGAGGATTTTTTTCAATTTACTAGAATATATTTACAGTGTGGAAATACATGTAAAAGGGTCTAGTGGGAGGTACATAGAATGGATGTATTAAAAGTCTCAGCAAAATCCAGTCCAAATTCTGTAGCCGGTGCCTTAGCCGGTGTACTCAGAGAAAAAGGAGGAGCTGAATTGCAGGCGATCGGTGCCGGTGCATTAAACCAGGCAGTGAAAGCAGTTGCAATAGCCAGAGGCTTCGTCGCGCCAAGCGGACTTGATCTCGTTTGTATTCCGGCATTTACGGATATACAGATTGAAGGCGAGGAAAGAACAGCCATTAAGTTAATTGTGGAGCCAAGATAATGGCACAGTGAACATCCGCATAAACCAAATATAAGGACTTGTCGATTAACGGCAAGTTCTTTTTAGTTAAGTATGTGTGATATTACAGGTCGCTGGAAAATCATGCTATAATGATACTTAGTAATATAATAATTTAAGGAGTCAATCATGGCTGATTTATGGATAGCAGACGGACATTGTGACAGTATCGGGGATTATCTTGCCAGGAAAAGAGATTTAAGGGAGCCGTCGTCTTTCGGTCACTGGGACTTGACAAGGGCACAGGATGCACGTCTTGGACTCCAGTTTCTCGCTTTATATATTGAAAGCGAATATAAGCCTTTCCAGGCAGCCTGGCGAGGTCTTGAATTGCTGCAAGCCGCGCTGGAATTTATCGATAAGAATCACAGTGATGTTTTTCTTGTGAAATCTAAAAACGATATCCTAAAATTAGGCCAATCCGACGCCATCGGTCTACTGATCAATGTGGAAGGCGGAGAAATCATCGGCGAAAGTCTGTTTATGCTGGACCTGATTTTCAGACTCGGTGTCCGGAGCATTGGACTGACCTGGAATGAACGCAATGCTATCGCCAACGGTGTGGGCGAAGGGCCTGACAGCGGTGGTTTATCGCAATTCGGTTTTAAAGTTATTGAAAAAATGAACGAACTTGGGATGATTATTGATGTTTCGCATGTCAATGCAGCCGGATTTTGGGATGTGATTCATCATTCCAGAACACCTATCATCGCTTCACATTCCTGTGCCGCGGCACTGTGTGGACATCGCAGAAACCTTACGGATGATCAGCTGCGTGCGCTTGCTGCAAACAAAGGACTTGTCGGCATCAATTTCTGTCAGGATTTCCTCTGCGATAACGGACAGGCCGATATAAACGATGTGGTCAGACATATCTGTCATATCGCCGAGGTTGCGGGAGTAGACAGTGTGGGTTTCGGATCGGACTTTGATGGGATCGAGTCCACACCTGCCAGGCTGGAGCATGTTGGGAAATACCCATACCTTGTAGAAAAACTGAGCCGCGCCGGTTTTAACCGCAGCGAATTGGAAAAAATATGTTATAGCAACTATGTTCGGTTTTTGTCTGCTGTTATAAAATGAGGGCAAACCGGATCAGAATAAAGATCACTAAGGGCGATTATCAATAGTTAAGAGGACGAGTATGATACATACGGCAAAATATGAGGCGGATCTGCACTGTCACACGACAGAATCGGACGGTGTCTGCACTCCAGCTCAAGTTGTTAGACAGGCATGGGAAGTCGGGCTTAAAGCAGTAGCGATAACTGACCACGATACCATTAGTGGGTGGTCGGAAGCCGAGAAAGCCGGCAAACAATATCATATAACAGTGCTTAAAGGGATTGAGATCAATACGGATTGGGAAGGCAGAGAGGTTCATATCCTGGGCTACGCTCTTAATGCGAACGACGATAACCTTGCCACTCGTTTGTCAGAATTACGCGAGAAGCGCGTCCAGCGCATCAAGAAGATGATTGGCAAACTATCACAATGCGGTGTGGATATTGCGTTTGAAGATGTGCTGAAACATGCTGAAGGTGATTCCATAGGGCGTCCACATATCGCACAGGCTTTGATTGAGAAGAAAGTTGTCGATAACGTTCATATAGCGTTCGATAAATATCTAAAGATAGGCCGCCCGGCCTATGTGCCGAGAAATAAGCTAGACCCAGCCGAAGCCATCCGGATCATTCGCGATGCAGGCGGGGTTGCTGTTGTTGCTCATCCGGGATCCTTCTGCACGGCTCAGGAAATATCTCAATGGGTGAAAGTTGGCTTGCAGGGAATCGAAGTATTTCACCCCGAAAATTCAGCGGATGATCGTTGGCGCTTAACGAAAATTGCTAAGCAAAACGGATTGATCATCACCGGTGGATCGGATTATCACGGGCACTCTGTCAAACCGGGGATCAACCTCGGCGACTGGGGTGTGGGGATGAATGTTATTAAAGAGATCGAACAACGCTCATCCATCTTTTTTCAACAAAAGGATTAAAATTTAACTTCCATGTATAGAATATTACTAGTACTTTGTAACACCTAAAACTTGCATTACTCGGCGAGGAAAATTTTCGTATGACAAGGCGAAGGATTGAGTAATACTGGCTGTATTACGAATGACGACAACGCAGTCAGACGGAAATTTAATCGACGATAATGTAAGGAATTAGATGTTACAGAGTACAAGCTGAAGATACGAATATCGAATTTATCGTTGAAGCAGCAGGGGTATTCTATGACTGGGAGATGAAAACATGAATCCAAATGATGAAGTTGTTCTTTTAAATAAACGAATCATGGAAC is a genomic window containing:
- a CDS encoding stage V sporulation protein S gives rise to the protein MDVLKVSAKSSPNSVAGALAGVLREKGGAELQAIGAGALNQAVKAVAIARGFVAPSGLDLVCIPAFTDIQIEGEERTAIKLIVEPR
- a CDS encoding dipeptidase, with protein sequence MADLWIADGHCDSIGDYLARKRDLREPSSFGHWDLTRAQDARLGLQFLALYIESEYKPFQAAWRGLELLQAALEFIDKNHSDVFLVKSKNDILKLGQSDAIGLLINVEGGEIIGESLFMLDLIFRLGVRSIGLTWNERNAIANGVGEGPDSGGLSQFGFKVIEKMNELGMIIDVSHVNAAGFWDVIHHSRTPIIASHSCAAALCGHRRNLTDDQLRALAANKGLVGINFCQDFLCDNGQADINDVVRHICHIAEVAGVDSVGFGSDFDGIESTPARLEHVGKYPYLVEKLSRAGFNRSELEKICYSNYVRFLSAVIK
- a CDS encoding PHP domain-containing protein, with the translated sequence MIHTAKYEADLHCHTTESDGVCTPAQVVRQAWEVGLKAVAITDHDTISGWSEAEKAGKQYHITVLKGIEINTDWEGREVHILGYALNANDDNLATRLSELREKRVQRIKKMIGKLSQCGVDIAFEDVLKHAEGDSIGRPHIAQALIEKKVVDNVHIAFDKYLKIGRPAYVPRNKLDPAEAIRIIRDAGGVAVVAHPGSFCTAQEISQWVKVGLQGIEVFHPENSADDRWRLTKIAKQNGLIITGGSDYHGHSVKPGINLGDWGVGMNVIKEIEQRSSIFFQQKD
- a CDS encoding TIGR00282 family metallophosphoesterase, with the protein product MKILFIADIVGRPGREAVAAFLPELRKTYQLDLVIANAENASHGRGLTRDTATELYDYGVNFLTMGNHVWDQKDIVKFIDNENKLIRPANYPRGVPGKGYGFVSLNGIKTGIINLSGRIFLQPLDNPFTMIIPLINAMAQETPIIIVDFHAEATSEKVALGWFLNGKVSAVIGTHTHIQTADARVLNQGTAYITDAGMTGPRDSVLGVKKEIIINNFLTQMPARFEVADGVHQLNGVVLDIDEKTGKARSIQPIQRDNGETEGRRPLSP